In a genomic window of Salegentibacter salegens:
- a CDS encoding 4Fe-4S dicluster domain-containing protein produces MAIVITDECINCGACEPECPNTAIYEGADDWRYADGTDLEGNVVLPNGKEADANEAQEPVSDEIYYIVPDKCTECKGFHDEPQCAAVCPVDCCVPDDEHVESEEELLGKQKFMHENE; encoded by the coding sequence ATGGCAATTGTTATAACAGATGAATGCATAAACTGCGGCGCCTGCGAGCCCGAGTGCCCTAATACAGCGATTTATGAAGGTGCAGACGACTGGCGTTATGCCGATGGAACAGACCTGGAAGGGAATGTGGTACTGCCAAATGGAAAGGAAGCTGATGCGAATGAAGCACAGGAACCTGTAAGTGATGAGATTTATTATATTGTACCCGACAAATGTACCGAGTGTAAAGGATTTCACGACGAACCACAATGTGCTGCGGTTTGTCCCGTAGACTGCTGCGTGCCCGATGATGAGCACGTAGAAAGTGAGGAAGAATTACTTGGTAAGCAGAAATTTATGCACGAAAACGAGTAA
- a CDS encoding AraC family transcriptional regulator, with protein sequence MLKTNKPSFEKVDPSFGSSFSFKSFNQLHQNKNHTFWHYHPEIELVYVNGGSGKRQIGSHVSYYQNGDLILIGANLPHCGFTDSLTDNDRETVIQFSPDFLGKNFWEIPEMRNVRVLLERAKNGIVFHGEDKNLIGGKIEALNSLTNYKRLLGLLDVLNMLENAKDFTLLNAEGFVLDTELEDHNRINVVFNFVKNEFKRNIALEEIAGVVSMTVPAFCRYFKKTTGKTFVQFVNEYRLVHAAKLLHEKQISITDVCFESGFNNFSHFNKQFKKFTGKAPSVYRNEIKFAVS encoded by the coding sequence ATGCTAAAAACCAACAAGCCTTCTTTTGAAAAAGTAGACCCAAGCTTTGGAAGTTCATTTTCTTTTAAAAGTTTTAACCAACTACACCAAAACAAAAACCACACATTTTGGCATTACCACCCAGAAATAGAACTGGTTTATGTAAACGGGGGTTCGGGGAAAAGACAAATTGGAAGCCACGTCTCCTATTATCAAAACGGTGATCTTATTTTAATTGGCGCCAATCTTCCGCACTGTGGGTTTACCGATAGTTTAACCGATAACGACAGGGAAACCGTAATTCAATTTAGTCCTGATTTCCTCGGAAAGAATTTCTGGGAGATCCCCGAAATGAGAAATGTTCGGGTTTTACTTGAGCGGGCCAAAAACGGAATTGTTTTTCACGGAGAAGATAAAAACCTAATTGGTGGCAAAATAGAAGCACTAAACTCCTTAACTAACTATAAAAGGTTGCTGGGATTGCTTGATGTTCTTAATATGCTTGAAAACGCCAAAGATTTTACCCTTTTAAATGCTGAAGGATTTGTACTGGATACCGAACTGGAAGATCACAACCGGATTAATGTGGTCTTTAATTTTGTGAAAAACGAATTTAAAAGAAATATTGCCCTGGAAGAAATTGCCGGAGTGGTGAGTATGACGGTGCCGGCGTTCTGTAGATATTTCAAAAAAACAACCGGAAAAACCTTTGTGCAATTCGTTAACGAATATCGCCTGGTACACGCTGCTAAATTATTGCACGAAAAGCAGATAAGCATCACAGATGTATGCTTTGAAAGCGGCTTTAATAATTTTAGTCATTTTAATAAGCAGTTCAAGAAATTTACCGGAAAGGCTCCTTCGGTTTACCGTAATGAGATCAAGTTTGCGGTTTCATAA
- a CDS encoding T9SS type A sorting domain-containing protein — protein sequence MKKLLKNSLLLVALVTGINFYAADRVEVSVDKGQTLIVELDNVSTVSLEDASGFILFKDSPALDGNYKKQIDFSRIPAGTYFLNTEDVSGIYTTEIKKSSNGISIEDKTAAVVFKPIYKVEAKKVKFFLTNPAETYASLKVYDATGKLVGEVKDKGYTMNKTLDFSKMQKGEYTFRLSVADKVITEKLSI from the coding sequence ATGAAAAAACTATTGAAAAATTCGTTATTGCTAGTAGCTTTAGTAACCGGAATAAATTTCTACGCTGCTGACCGTGTGGAAGTTAGTGTAGATAAGGGGCAAACTCTAATTGTAGAATTAGATAATGTGAGTACAGTGAGCTTAGAAGATGCTTCAGGATTTATTCTATTTAAGGATAGTCCGGCGCTTGATGGGAATTATAAAAAGCAAATAGATTTTAGCCGTATTCCTGCAGGAACTTACTTTTTAAATACTGAAGATGTTAGTGGAATTTACACTACTGAAATTAAGAAATCCTCTAATGGAATAAGTATCGAAGATAAAACTGCTGCTGTAGTATTTAAACCGATCTATAAAGTAGAGGCTAAAAAAGTTAAATTTTTTCTAACCAATCCTGCAGAAACTTATGCGAGTCTAAAAGTATATGACGCTACAGGAAAACTGGTAGGAGAAGTTAAAGACAAAGGGTATACAATGAATAAAACCCTGGATTTTTCTAAAATGCAAAAAGGTGAGTACACTTTTAGATTAAGTGTTGCCGATAAGGTAATTACAGAAAAACTTTCAATTTAA
- a CDS encoding PAS domain-containing protein, with protein MINLTQQKEVFLSFPDNCFLLLPDYPKFTIIEVNRAFQKSSGMPREQLVGNGMLDVFGKVNTDHNFIEILSQFFQEAIESGEPNHIPQVRYDLPDKETGTLQRKIWEADNIPIKNEKGEIEFILHRVRDITQVINTREKGQVSLKSLQKNEKFLKETQEVAKIGSWELDVEQNSLYWSKMLKEIHEVPQDFTPILDTAINFYKSEKDKTTIRNAISMALNSGKGFDLEFEIITAKNNDKWIRTTGKPEFKNGRCIRIFGATQDITSRKLAQIRLENINDNIPGVVFRYKLKPNGDDQLMYISEGVRNVWGITPQEATRDNSVVWNLYHEDDIPQLKKKINESASNLSLWSHEWRVKHPGKGIRWNRGFGSPQKLADGSIVWDSIVLDVTEEKLAYELLEINESRQRSLLESQTNYVIRIDIEGNYTYCNNKYQEDFSWINGESRLIGESSMIAVVEKDRQKVEGILTKCLGNPDKSFQIEFGKLRGDGSVRTTVWDCIALSDAQGNPNEIQCTGIDISEKHEAELELNKTKEQYKGLIKSIEGVFWELDVDTFEFTFVSDQALDLIGIKPSDWYHKPKFWENHIHPDDRKYAVNFCLSQVEQGKNHSFEYRMLKADGSYVWVSDVVSVVKENGKPRWLRGIMTDVSKRKKTEKDLEQKRSRLDKIMNESLDIISIIDAEGYFTEINRAAESILGYSIEELRGKAFMNFVLKEDKEKTEQAALDIRNGTAMTNFENRYVAKNGNVIPLTWSAYWDSKENLMYAIARDSRERKRAEEQLKLSEQRFKSLVQEGGDLIALLDENGDYRYTSPNFISVSGYSPKDFENHNVFEFIHPDDLEEVQKKFEEIRRQKRVQINGIRFKHKNGSWRWLETTATNLIDDPAVKGIVTNSRDITEKRHFQELENLERKVLEMNFKKTSRLKGILNFYVKNLEKINPNASFVIQKLENEKLSHWASGEINPNLVDALNDLGIEQKDKIYSVFEDGKPVVLKINKAPASRLKTIALKNEIESCWTYPIIDSKGQRLGIFTVFYKNNPFHEKEKEQRSIKRSVGLLQLIVEFQLNEIALKRSNQRYEFVNKATEDAIYDWDVVNDELTWGDGFYKMLGTDREQGTFPLQKWSEGIHPNDIIEVNKSLEQSLKNKNKSKWHAEYLFRKADGSYLDIIENGYIIRNDEGKALRMIGVLRDVSDIKAYEKELESANERYRYVTKATSDAIWDYDVVEGKLFWGAGFETIFNYNLKEFKPNLSTWYNKIHPDDQGKIVNSFQRFLEGEDSIWEEEYRYRNAQGDYLDVFDRGFVVRDKNKKAIRVVGAIQDISRKKQYEISLKKLNAELKERAKELATSNAELEQFAYVASHDLQEPLRMVTSFLTQLEKKYADVLDEKGLLYIDFAVDGAKRMRQIILDLLEFSRVGRTEDKLEDVSIAEILEEITQLYRKRIEERKAKIISENLPVIKAPKSPIRQVFQNIISNALKYSKEDISPEISIDFKETENFWEFSIKDNGIGIDKEYFDRIFVIFQRLHHRDEYSGTGMGLAVTKKIIENLGGKIWVESQEEKGSIFHFTIAKAIA; from the coding sequence ATGATTAACCTCACGCAACAAAAGGAAGTATTCCTGTCTTTTCCTGACAATTGTTTCTTATTACTACCAGATTATCCAAAATTCACGATTATTGAAGTTAACCGTGCATTTCAAAAAAGTTCCGGTATGCCTCGAGAGCAGTTGGTTGGCAATGGTATGTTGGATGTTTTTGGGAAAGTAAATACAGATCATAATTTTATTGAGATACTTTCTCAATTCTTCCAGGAAGCTATAGAATCTGGCGAACCAAATCATATTCCCCAGGTTCGGTACGATCTCCCCGATAAGGAAACCGGCACTTTACAACGAAAAATTTGGGAAGCAGATAATATTCCTATTAAAAATGAAAAGGGAGAAATTGAATTTATTTTACATAGGGTTCGCGATATTACCCAGGTGATTAACACCCGGGAAAAGGGGCAGGTTTCGCTAAAAAGTTTACAGAAAAATGAAAAATTTTTAAAGGAAACTCAGGAAGTTGCTAAAATTGGTAGCTGGGAATTAGATGTTGAGCAGAATAGCCTTTACTGGTCTAAAATGCTTAAGGAAATTCACGAGGTCCCGCAAGATTTTACTCCGATTCTTGATACTGCTATAAATTTCTATAAATCTGAAAAAGATAAAACTACCATAAGAAATGCTATTTCTATGGCCTTAAATTCCGGGAAAGGTTTTGATCTTGAATTTGAAATAATTACTGCTAAAAATAATGATAAGTGGATAAGAACCACCGGAAAACCTGAGTTCAAAAACGGAAGGTGTATAAGAATTTTTGGAGCTACCCAGGATATTACTTCTCGTAAACTTGCTCAAATTAGACTTGAAAATATTAACGATAATATCCCCGGAGTTGTTTTTAGATATAAACTTAAACCAAATGGTGATGACCAATTAATGTACATAAGCGAAGGGGTTCGGAATGTTTGGGGGATCACCCCACAGGAAGCAACGCGAGACAATAGCGTTGTATGGAATTTGTATCATGAAGATGACATACCCCAACTTAAAAAAAAGATTAATGAATCGGCCAGTAATTTAAGTTTATGGTCGCATGAGTGGCGGGTAAAACATCCCGGAAAAGGGATACGATGGAACCGAGGATTTGGATCTCCCCAAAAACTGGCAGACGGTAGTATAGTTTGGGATTCTATTGTTTTAGATGTGACCGAGGAAAAATTGGCCTATGAATTATTAGAGATAAATGAATCACGCCAGCGAAGTTTACTGGAATCTCAAACCAATTACGTTATTAGAATTGATATTGAAGGAAATTACACTTATTGCAATAATAAATATCAAGAGGATTTTAGCTGGATAAATGGAGAATCTCGGTTAATTGGAGAAAGTAGTATGATTGCCGTGGTTGAAAAGGACAGGCAGAAGGTAGAAGGAATCCTTACAAAGTGTTTGGGAAATCCCGATAAATCTTTTCAGATCGAATTTGGGAAGCTAAGGGGAGATGGGAGTGTACGCACTACCGTTTGGGATTGTATCGCGTTAAGTGATGCACAAGGGAATCCTAATGAAATTCAATGTACTGGAATAGATATTTCGGAAAAACATGAAGCCGAGCTGGAGCTAAATAAAACCAAAGAACAATATAAAGGCTTAATAAAAAGTATAGAAGGTGTTTTTTGGGAATTAGATGTCGATACCTTTGAATTTACTTTTGTGAGCGACCAGGCTTTAGATTTAATAGGAATTAAACCTTCAGATTGGTACCACAAGCCCAAATTTTGGGAAAATCATATTCATCCAGACGACAGAAAATACGCAGTTAATTTCTGCCTAAGTCAGGTGGAACAAGGAAAAAACCACAGTTTTGAATATAGAATGCTAAAAGCCGATGGTAGTTATGTTTGGGTAAGCGATGTGGTTTCAGTGGTTAAAGAAAACGGGAAACCACGCTGGTTACGTGGTATTATGACCGATGTTTCTAAAAGGAAAAAAACCGAAAAAGACCTGGAGCAAAAGCGGTCTCGCCTAGATAAAATTATGAATGAGTCCCTGGATATTATATCTATAATTGATGCTGAAGGCTATTTTACAGAAATTAATAGGGCGGCAGAAAGTATTTTAGGTTATTCAATTGAAGAGCTACGAGGGAAAGCTTTTATGAATTTTGTTCTTAAAGAGGATAAGGAAAAAACAGAACAGGCGGCCTTGGATATTAGGAATGGTACCGCCATGACTAATTTTGAAAATCGTTACGTCGCGAAAAATGGGAACGTTATTCCGCTAACCTGGTCAGCATATTGGGACAGTAAAGAAAATCTCATGTATGCTATAGCGAGGGATTCCAGGGAAAGAAAACGAGCAGAAGAGCAACTTAAACTTAGTGAGCAGCGCTTTAAGAGTTTAGTGCAGGAAGGTGGTGATCTAATTGCCTTGTTAGATGAAAATGGTGATTATAGATACACGAGCCCTAATTTTATTTCTGTTTCAGGATATTCTCCTAAAGATTTTGAAAACCATAATGTATTTGAGTTTATTCACCCTGATGATTTAGAGGAAGTTCAAAAGAAATTTGAAGAGATACGCCGGCAAAAAAGGGTCCAAATTAATGGTATTAGGTTTAAACATAAAAACGGAAGCTGGCGTTGGTTAGAAACTACTGCAACGAATCTTATAGATGATCCGGCCGTTAAAGGTATAGTCACCAATTCACGCGATATTACCGAAAAAAGACACTTTCAGGAATTAGAAAATTTGGAGCGTAAAGTGCTGGAAATGAATTTTAAAAAGACTTCCAGATTAAAGGGAATCCTTAATTTTTATGTAAAAAACCTGGAGAAGATAAACCCTAATGCTTCTTTCGTTATTCAAAAGCTTGAAAACGAGAAATTATCTCATTGGGCTTCGGGTGAAATTAATCCTAATCTTGTAGATGCTTTAAATGACCTGGGAATTGAACAAAAAGATAAAATATACTCTGTATTTGAAGACGGGAAACCCGTTGTTTTAAAAATTAATAAGGCTCCTGCTTCCAGATTAAAAACAATAGCATTAAAAAATGAAATCGAGTCTTGCTGGACTTATCCAATTATAGATTCAAAAGGGCAAAGACTGGGGATTTTTACAGTTTTTTATAAAAATAATCCTTTCCACGAAAAAGAAAAGGAGCAGAGAAGTATTAAAAGGTCGGTTGGATTGTTGCAGTTAATTGTTGAATTTCAGTTAAATGAAATAGCTCTAAAACGCAGCAATCAACGCTATGAATTTGTAAATAAAGCCACCGAGGATGCAATTTATGATTGGGATGTTGTAAATGATGAGTTGACCTGGGGAGACGGATTCTATAAAATGTTGGGCACCGATAGGGAGCAAGGTACATTTCCACTTCAAAAATGGAGCGAGGGCATTCACCCCAATGATATTATTGAAGTTAATAAAAGTTTGGAGCAGAGTTTAAAGAATAAAAATAAAAGTAAATGGCATGCTGAATACCTTTTCAGAAAAGCTGACGGCTCTTATTTAGATATTATTGAAAATGGATATATCATTAGAAATGATGAGGGTAAAGCCTTAAGAATGATTGGTGTGCTTCGCGATGTTTCTGATATAAAAGCCTATGAAAAGGAACTTGAAAGTGCCAACGAAAGATATCGTTATGTAACTAAAGCCACATCTGATGCTATTTGGGATTATGATGTTGTTGAAGGTAAATTGTTTTGGGGTGCAGGTTTTGAGACAATATTTAACTATAATTTAAAGGAGTTTAAACCGAATCTCTCTACCTGGTACAATAAGATTCATCCCGACGACCAGGGAAAAATTGTTAATAGCTTTCAGCGGTTTCTTGAAGGCGAGGATAGCATTTGGGAAGAAGAATATAGGTATAGAAATGCACAGGGTGATTATCTGGATGTATTTGACAGAGGTTTTGTGGTTCGTGATAAAAATAAAAAAGCCATTAGAGTGGTAGGAGCAATACAGGATATTTCCCGTAAAAAACAATACGAAATATCGCTTAAAAAACTTAATGCAGAATTAAAGGAAAGAGCCAAAGAGCTGGCAACCTCAAATGCAGAGTTGGAGCAATTTGCTTACGTAGCTTCTCACGATCTTCAGGAGCCACTGCGTATGGTAACAAGTTTTTTAACCCAATTGGAAAAGAAATATGCCGACGTTCTGGACGAAAAAGGTTTATTGTATATAGATTTTGCGGTAGATGGAGCAAAAAGAATGCGACAGATTATTTTAGATCTTTTAGAATTTTCAAGGGTGGGAAGAACCGAAGATAAACTTGAAGACGTATCAATAGCCGAGATTTTAGAAGAAATAACGCAGCTTTACCGAAAAAGAATAGAAGAACGAAAAGCAAAAATTATAAGTGAAAATTTACCGGTTATAAAAGCTCCAAAAAGTCCTATACGGCAGGTGTTTCAGAATATTATTAGCAATGCTCTAAAATACAGTAAAGAAGATATTAGTCCTGAAATTAGCATTGATTTTAAGGAAACCGAAAATTTCTGGGAATTTAGTATTAAGGATAATGGAATTGGTATAGATAAAGAGTATTTTGATCGTATTTTCGTTATATTTCAGCGTTTGCATCATCGGGACGAATATTCTGGGACTGGAATGGGCCTTGCGGTTACTAAAAAAATTATCGAAAACCTGGGTGGAAAAATTTGGGTAGAATCTCAGGAAGAAAAGGGAAGTATTTTTCATTTTACCATTGCAAAAGCTATAGCTTAA
- a CDS encoding response regulator, which produces MESIHILLVEDNEGDILLTSEALEEGKILNKLSVVRDGKEAMDFLDKKGKYVKAITPDLILLDVNLPKMNGHEVLKFVKQHKDLRQIPVIMLTTSSSKEDIDISYQNYANCYITKPIEVDDFMNAVNQIEEFWVNLVKLPSK; this is translated from the coding sequence ATGGAATCTATCCACATACTTTTGGTTGAAGATAATGAAGGCGATATACTTTTGACTTCAGAAGCACTTGAAGAGGGCAAAATTCTGAATAAATTAAGTGTGGTTAGAGATGGAAAGGAAGCTATGGATTTTCTGGATAAAAAAGGAAAGTATGTAAAAGCAATTACTCCAGATCTAATTTTATTAGATGTAAACCTTCCAAAAATGAATGGGCACGAAGTTCTCAAATTCGTAAAACAACATAAAGACCTAAGGCAAATTCCGGTAATTATGCTTACTACTTCTTCCTCAAAAGAAGATATTGATATTTCTTACCAGAATTATGCAAATTGTTACATCACAAAACCTATAGAAGTAGATGATTTTATGAATGCCGTGAACCAAATTGAAGAATTCTGGGTTAATCTGGTAAAACTTCCTTCTAAATAG
- a CDS encoding DNA topoisomerase IV subunit B, with product MSQETKYTEDNIRSLDWKEHIRMRPGMYIGKLGDGSSADDGIYILLKEVLDNSIDEFVMGSGKTIDISVQNQRVIVRDYGRGIPLGKVVDVVSKMNTGGKYDSRAFKKSVGLNGVGTKAVNALSSYFRVESSRDGKSHAAEFAQGELQEEEHLDETSRRRGTKVTFVPDEVIFKNFKFRNEYIEKMLKNYVYLNPGLTIIFNGEKFYSENGLKDLLKDSILEDERLYEIIHMRGNDIEVAITHSKTQYSEEYHSFVNGQNTSQGGTHLAAFREAIVRTIREFYGKNYDASDIRKSIVSAISIKVMEPVFESQTKTKLGSTDMGGDMPTVRTYINDFLKTQLDNYLHKNQETADSIQRKILQAERERKDLSGIRKLAKDRAKKASLHNKKLRDCRIHLGDSKKERYLETTLFITEGDSASGSITKSRDVNTQAVFSLKGKPLNSYGLSKKIVYENEEFNLLQAALNIEESLADLRYNNIVIATDADVDGMHIRLLLITFFLQFFPELIKENHLYILQTPLFRVRNKKETIYCYSETERRNAVEKLTGKAEITRFKGLGEISPDEFQHFIGDNIRLDPVMLDKEKSIDEMLNFYMGKNTPDRQEFIIDNLKVELDLIEELGL from the coding sequence ATGAGCCAGGAAACGAAGTATACCGAAGATAATATACGGTCTTTAGACTGGAAAGAACATATTAGAATGCGTCCCGGGATGTATATTGGTAAGCTGGGAGACGGCTCCAGTGCCGATGATGGGATTTATATTCTGCTTAAAGAAGTGCTGGATAACAGTATTGATGAGTTTGTGATGGGCTCTGGGAAAACCATTGATATCTCTGTACAAAACCAAAGAGTTATAGTTCGCGATTATGGGCGTGGTATTCCGTTAGGAAAAGTAGTAGACGTAGTTTCTAAAATGAATACCGGTGGAAAATACGATTCCCGGGCTTTTAAGAAATCAGTTGGGCTTAATGGGGTTGGTACAAAGGCCGTAAATGCGCTTTCTTCTTATTTTAGGGTAGAATCTTCACGAGACGGTAAATCTCACGCTGCCGAATTTGCCCAGGGAGAATTACAGGAAGAAGAACATTTAGATGAAACTTCCCGTCGTCGCGGAACTAAAGTAACCTTTGTTCCTGATGAGGTTATTTTTAAAAACTTTAAATTCAGAAATGAGTATATAGAAAAAATGCTCAAAAATTATGTGTACCTGAATCCAGGCTTAACCATAATTTTTAACGGCGAAAAATTCTATTCAGAAAACGGACTTAAAGATCTTTTAAAAGATAGTATCCTCGAAGATGAGCGTTTATATGAAATCATCCATATGCGCGGTAACGATATTGAAGTTGCTATCACGCATAGTAAAACCCAGTATAGCGAAGAATACCATTCGTTTGTAAATGGACAAAATACTTCACAGGGTGGAACGCACCTTGCCGCTTTTAGGGAAGCGATTGTTAGAACCATACGTGAATTCTACGGAAAAAATTACGATGCCAGCGATATTAGAAAATCTATAGTTTCTGCAATTAGTATTAAAGTGATGGAACCGGTTTTTGAAAGCCAGACGAAAACAAAACTGGGTTCTACAGATATGGGCGGGGATATGCCTACCGTACGAACATACATTAACGATTTTTTAAAAACGCAATTAGATAATTACCTGCATAAAAACCAGGAGACTGCAGATAGCATTCAGCGTAAAATATTACAGGCCGAAAGGGAGCGTAAAGACCTTTCTGGAATTAGAAAACTTGCGAAAGACCGGGCGAAAAAAGCCAGTTTACACAATAAAAAATTACGGGATTGCCGTATTCATCTTGGCGACAGTAAAAAAGAGCGCTACCTGGAAACTACCTTGTTTATTACCGAGGGAGATTCAGCGAGTGGTTCTATTACCAAATCCCGTGATGTAAATACACAGGCGGTTTTCAGTTTAAAAGGAAAACCTTTAAACAGCTACGGTTTAAGTAAAAAAATTGTTTATGAAAATGAAGAATTCAATTTACTGCAAGCCGCGCTTAATATTGAAGAATCTTTAGCAGATCTAAGATATAACAATATAGTAATTGCAACTGATGCCGATGTAGATGGAATGCATATTAGGTTATTGTTAATTACATTTTTCCTTCAGTTTTTCCCTGAATTAATTAAAGAAAACCACTTATATATTCTCCAAACGCCATTATTTAGGGTTCGAAATAAAAAGGAAACTATTTATTGTTATAGCGAAACCGAAAGAAGAAATGCAGTAGAAAAACTTACCGGAAAAGCTGAAATTACCCGATTTAAAGGTTTGGGTGAAATATCTCCAGATGAATTTCAGCATTTTATTGGCGATAATATTCGGTTAGATCCCGTAATGTTGGATAAAGAGAAATCGATAGACGAAATGCTTAATTTCTATATGGGAAAAAATACACCAGACAGGCAGGAATTCATTATTGATAATCTTAAAGTTGAACTTGATCTAATTGAAGAGTTAGGCTTATGA